In Lolium rigidum isolate FL_2022 chromosome 3, APGP_CSIRO_Lrig_0.1, whole genome shotgun sequence, the genomic window gggccctagtgacaagcattaagcataacaagttgcaacaatatcatcaaagtaccaattacggacactaggcactatgccctaacaatcttatgctattacatgaccaatctcatccaatccctaccatccccttcggcctacagcgggggaattactcacacatggatgggggaaacatggctggtcgatggagaggcgttggcggtgatgatggcgatgatctcctccaattccccgtcccggcggagtgccagaacggagacttctgctcccgagacggagtttcgcgatgtggcggcgttctggagggtttctggcgacttcgacttccccctgtgcgtttttaggtcgaggcgaataagtagtccgaaggggggcgtcggaggccagccgagggggccacaccaaagggccgcgcgggcccccctaggccgcgccgccttatggtgtgggaccctcgggcctccacctgatttgtccttctggctccgtcattattctgggaaaatagggcctttcgtcaaaatcccgaggtttttcctgaaagttggatttcgcacaaaaacgagacactgtaacgcttcgctgaaaacagcgttagtccgtgttagttgcatccaaaatacacaaattagaggcaaaacgatagcaaaagtgttcgggaaagtagatacgttttggacgtatcagaggggGCCTgaggccaccacacaataggggggcgcgcctggctccttggccgcgccgccaccacgtgtgggccccccagggttcccctctggtgcctctccggtgttctggaagcttcgtggaattctaagatgctgttgatttcgtccgattccgagaatatttccttactaggatttctgaaaccaaaaacagcagaaaacaggaactggcacttcggcatctcgtcaataggttagttccggaaaatgcatataaatgacatataatgtgtataaaacatgtgagtatcatcataaaagtagcatggaacataagaaattatagatacgtttgggacgtatcaagcatccccaagcttagttcctactcgccctcgagtaggtaaatgataacaaggataatttctgaagtgacatgctatcataatcttgatcaatactactgtaaagcatatgagatgaatgcagcgattcgaagcaatggtaaagacaatgattaaaaaaatgaatcatatagcaaagactttcattaataatactttcaagacaagcatcaataagacttgcataagagttactcataaagcaataaattattagtaggaagttttgaagcaacacaaaggaagatataagtttcagcaattgctttcaacttcaacatatttatctcatggataattgtcaacacaaagtaatataacaagtgcaataggtaaacatgtaagaatcaatccacacagttgacacaagtgtttgcttctaagatagaaagaagtaggtaaactgactcaacaataaagtagaagaatggcccttcgcaaagggaagcatggattactatttttgtgctagagcttttcattttgaaaacatagaaacaattttgtcaacggtagtaataaagcatatgtgttatgtataagacatcatataagttgcaagcctcatgcatactataccaatagtgctcgcaccttgtcataattatcttggattaacacggattatcattgcataacatatgtttcaaccaagtgtcacaaaggggtacctctatgccgcctgtacaaaggtcgaaggagaaagctcgcattggatttctcgcttttgattattgtcaacttagacatccataccgggacaacatagacaacagataatggactcctctttaatgcataggcattcaacaacagataatattctcataagggattaaggattgatgtccaaactgaaacttccaccatgattcatggctttagttagcggcccaatgttcttctctaacaatatgcatactcaaaccatttgatcatgaaaatcacctttatttcagacaagacgaacatgcatagcaactcacatgatattcaacaaaggtatagttgatggcgtccccagaaacatggttaccgcgcaacaagcaacttattaagaaataagacacataagtacctattcttcaccacaatagtttttaaggctattttcccatgagctgtatattgcaaaggcaaagaatagaattttaaaggtagcactcaagtaatgtactttggaatggcggataaataccatgtagtaggtaggtatggtggacacaaatggcatagtttttggctcaaggatttggatgcacgagaagaatttctctcaatacaaggctaggctagcaaggttgtttgaagcaaactcaagtataaaaggtgcagcaaagctcacatatgaacatattgtaactattataagactttacattgtctccttgttgttcaaacaccttaaccagaaaatatctagactctagagaaaccaatcatgcaaaccaaaatttaacaagctctatgtagttcttcattaatgggtgcaaagtacatgatgcaagagcttaaaccagatctatatgagcacaacaattgccaagtatcaaattattcaagacattataccatttaccacatgcggcattttctgtttccaaccatataacaatgaatgaagtagtttcaaccttcgccatgaacattaaaagtaaagctaagaacacatgtgttcatatgcaacagcggagcgtgtctctctcccacacaagcataaatttattcagagaatgaaaataacaaaacgaaaataaaagcacacagacgctccaagtaaagcacataagatgtgacggaataaaaatatagtttcactagaggtgacctgataagttgttgatgaagaaggggatgccttgggcatccccaagcttagatgcttgagtcttcttgaaatatgcagggatgaaccacgggggcatccccaagcttagacttttcactcttcttgatcatattgtatcatcctcctctcttgacccttgaaaacttcctccacaccaaactcaaaacaaactcattagagggttagtgcataatcaaaaattcacatgttcagaggtgacacaatcattcttaatacttctggacattgcccaaagctactgaaagttaatggaacaaagaaatccatcaaacatagcaaaacaggcaatgcgaaataaaaggcagaatctgtcaaaacagaacagtctgtaaagacgaattttttagaggcactagacttgctcagatgaaaatgctcaaattgaatgaaagttgcgtacatatctgaggatcactcacgtaaattggtagatttttctgagttacctacagagaatactactcaaattcgtgacagcaagaaatctgtttctgcgcagtaatccaaatctagtatcatctttactatcaaagactttacttggcacaacaatgcaataaaataaagtgaaggagaggttgctacagtagtaacaacttccaagactcaacaaaacagtagcaaaataaaatatgggttatctcccaagaagtgttttctttatagccattaagatgggctcaacagttttaatgatgcactcccaagaaataagagttgaagcaaaagagagcatcaaaaagcaagtatgaaacaaatttaagcctaactcacttcctatgcataggaatcttgtacataaacaagttattgaagcatgaagctactatcatagaaagacaaagcaagtgcaacttcaaaattttcagcatatagagaggtgttttagtaacatgaaaacttctacaaccatattttcctctctcataatgattttcagtagcatcatgaacaaactcaacaatataactatcaaatgaaacattcttatcatgagtctcatgcataaaattattactactcccaacataagcttagtcattcaacaaagtagctatcatcaaatataggaggcatattgtaatcataattaaatttatcctccatagtaggcggcaccagaagaccactatcattataatcatcataaataggagacaaagtatcatcaaagaaaattttctcctcaatgcttgggggactaaaaatatcatgctcatcaaaaccagcttccccaagcttagaactttctatatcattatcaacaatggtgttcaaagcgttcatactaatattactaccagcatgcaaataaggttccataggttttttaattttcgcatcaaaaaatccatgtcttaactcaggaaatagaataagaagctcattgttgtccattatgccttactagtgtaaacaagaaacaaaaagatgcaattgcaggatctaaaggaaatagcttcgagcacttacaatggcaacagaaaaaaacttagttacctgggaccggagtatgagtgtcttttaccttacctccccggcaacagcgccagaaaagtgcttgatgtctacgggtgcttctattcttgtagacagtgttgggcctccaagagcagaggtttgtagaacagcagcaagtttcccttaagtggatcacccgaggtttatcgaactcagggaggaagaggtcaaagatatccctctcaagcaaccctgcaatcacgatacaagaagtctcttgtgtccccaacagacctaatacacttgtcagatatataggtgcactagttcggcgaagagatagtgaaatacaagtagtatggatgtatatgagtggtaatagcaatctgaataaaatatggcagcgagtaaacatgcaacgaacgagtaaataaacggagtttcgatgcttagaaacaaggcctagggatcatactttcactagtggatactctcaaaattgcaatcataattgaatataaatataagcacttcactatgctactctgaactactctttggtaagataacgaacactaattcatcatgtaggcaaaccttaaagatgtattcccaagtactaataaacaccccacgctgtcactgtgagcattcataggaggtactaacacaccacaatttcatagagacatccaactcaaatcataactcggtgaataagtattcgtgaaatatagcctaagagacccacacggtgcacacactatcacctttacacacgtgggacaaggagtctccggagatcacataagtaaaatccacttgaatagcataatgacatctagattacaagctcatcatatggatctcaatcatgtaaggcagctcatgagatcattgtattgaagtacatggagagagagatgaaccacatagctaccggtacagcccttagcctcgatggagaactactccctcctcatgggagacagcagcgttgatgaagatggcggtggtgtcgatggagatgccttccgggggcacttccccgtcccggcggcgtgccggaacagagactcctgtcccccagatcttggcttctcgatggcggcggctctggaaggtttctcgtaccgtggcttttccgtatcgaagatttaggtcagggagctttaaataggcgaagaggcggagtcggagggggcctggggccaccacacaataagggggcgcgcctggctccttggccaagccgccaccacgtgtgggcccccagggttcccctctggtgcctctccggtgttctggaagcttcgtggaattctaagatgctgggcgttgatttcgttcgattccgagaatatttccttactaggatttctgaaaccaaaaacagcagaaaacagcaactggcccttcggcatctcgtcaataggttagttccggaaaatgcatataaatgacatataatgtgtacaaaacatgtgagtatcatcataaaagtagcatggaacataagaaattatagatacgtttgggacgtatcaatggacACCTATcaaccgtggccttcccgacaaGCTGGGGACGCCTTTCCATTTCGTATAGATggtaggggtacaacctatgagctcccattgacatATGCCctgcagttggtcgcggcattccagaGGATCGAGCTGGttggggactttgcaactcctggacAAACAACCCCTCAGACTCTGGtgctgggaggtacaactctaggaggcacgtcttaggctaaggcgagcaagcaaAAACTACGATTagttatccgagcctcgcgttcTGACgtttggtgaaccagggatgatcccgacAGATTTattggatcttgtggggaaagtgtacaacctctgcagagtgaaaactattcgaatagccgtgttcgtggttatggacggttgggaaggcattATACTTACGCTGAAAATGTTTTTTTTCCTAAAAGAGTTTTCCAAAGGTTTTGCAAAAGAAAACCAGTGAGACTAGAGGAAATGTACCTGGAAGGTACGGTTAAAAGTTAGGAAAATTGTTTTGAGATGCCGGAAAAGAAAACGGGTCACcctttacctattagtcttcagagAAACTTGTTttaaaaaggttttcaacaaagatatagagatgtcatactcccgAGAGAAGCTATCTCTCACTTCTTGTAACCCTATAATAGGGTCTGCTCCTTGCTATtgccaaatatgcatatcctttacttttctctaaggtggtttgcgagtacaattcataatttaCTCATGGCTCTGTCCCTggatatttacttggccagacttggtggagttcgacAAATGAAGGagatgacgacgtctatgcgaggtaGGAACGACTTCCCAGTCAGTAGCCTGTagcgttatggcatgacttggaccATGCGAACACTTTcatctgaagtatttccgctgtgtgaaTATTGATCTCATGCCATTGCGGCTCATATGTAAGTTGGTCATGAGACCTATTGTAAtcttttattcggtactgtaatggatgatgtatttgataccagttcgttTATGCTTTCATGAcatactgatcatgggaacgtgaatgagtatacataacgggtgtttcggacagctagtccggagcATAAAGCAAATAGCATCTGAAACCAGAACAATAGGAGTGTAAAGGAAGGACGATGGTGTTGCTCTGCTATATCGATAGCCTTGAACCCTATTATACAAGGCATGATTGTATCCTATCCTAGGGAGCTTTGGTCAGCTGTGTGCTTTGCGTTCTTTGGTTATTGGTCAGCTACCTAGCGGGCAACCGTCTGGCCGCATATCCTGGCGGGACTAAATGGATCAGTTGTATCATCCCGTTCAAGTTAAGAGGCCACAAACGGACATTTGGTGAACTACCAAAGATGTCTCCATTTACATGTATAGTTAGATCTACGTGTATTCCTAGATTATTAATTTGACCAACATAACACAAATTATAGAACAAAAAATTCTAAAGTATGACATTGGAGCTTTGTAATgatatatatattttgtaatatataatttgtattatgtTGATCAAATTGATTAACTACATATGCATAGGCCAACACACTGGACGGAGGTAGTAACATTGCGTGCAATGTAATACCAAGACTACAATAATATCCGGGATTTGCTAGTTTTCTGCTAGCTGAGAATTAAGTTCGTGCTCGGTCAAATCATCGTGATTCGTGTTAGTTATGTGTTGCAACATGAATTGTACCTGAGATTTGACGATATCATCTGACGAATGAGAAATAGTCACGCCCATACATAATATCCAGTATTCAAGCCTCCTCTAATGTCAAATAAGTAGCAGAACTGATGCAATCACTTTATTATAAACATATACGtactattttttttgaaaatataaTCATCTCACACGGCCGCGTCGTGTCGGCGCGTCGAGCCTACTAGTTAATCACATGAGCTAACGAGATGTAACTATTGAACTGAAAGAAAACTTAGTTAACTACGGGAATTGTGTAAAAAAAAATGCCACTACGAGAAAGAACAGAAAACGCCAGCAAATCATCTGCATCCGCGCTGAGGCTGGCAGCATCATGTAGCTTAGAGGGGACGATGATTCATGCTGTCATGCATGGTTACTGATAGCAACAATATCATTTGAACGCAGGATTGCTCCACTGAACATCGAAAATAATCGCTTATAACAAGTAGAAGTACTTAAACTAATTAAACTACAGTGTTACTTCTTCAATACGAGATTGCTACGACGATGGCGACTGTCCATGCTTACACATGATCCAGTACCCTCCTCCCCATGTCGGCTGAACCTTGCAGCGTCTTAGCACCTCGCTTCCCTCCACCACCTTTATCTTCCTCAGGTCGCTCAACGGAGACACGACGACCTCCAGCGCCGCGTCGTCGCGCCGAGaccgctcctcctccttcagctcgaCAGCCCTGACCCTGTACACGCAGTTCCTCATCGCGCCTTCGCCGGCGCGGACGGTGAAGCCGTGCGCGTGGTCCATGAACACCGCGCGGTCGCCGATGTCCGTCACTGGCTCCCACTTGATAGGCATGTCCGGCAGCTGCTccctgtgcggcgcgcggtatgcCTGGAAAAAGGACCCGTCGGAGTCGCAGTACCTGTTTCTCGGGCGGcgccgcaccagcagcagcacgtcGTCGGTGGAGGCCACCAGCAACGCCCACGTGATGTcgccgaggcgcggcggcgggtcGATCTCCGTGGACCGGTCCAGGGTCTCAGAGTCGATGACCGCGGTGCGCAGCGTGCCTAGATCGAACACGAAGAAGAAGCCGGCGCGGTAGTTGATGGTCATGGGCGAGCCGTGCCTCGACCGGTGCACCGGCGCCCACTCGCCGCCACCTGCCTCGCAGAAGAACGCCGTGTCGCCGCGCGCCACCATGACGCCGCGCGGGGACCAGTCCCACGCGAACCCGTCCTCCGTGGAGAGGCGGAACCGAGGGGGCTCGGGCTCGTCGCGCGCGACCGGCATCGGCGTCTCCTCGGATAATGGGATGGGCAGGTCCGGGAGCGGTGTCACCTCGCCGGTGAACGGGTCGATGAGACGGCTAGGGTACCGTCCGCACATGTCCGTCACGAACACCTTCCCTCCGTACGGTGACGGCACGTACCGGCGGCCGCGCGCCAGCCGCATCGCAACGTCGTCACGCATGCAGCCTTCGTCCAGGGAGAAGGCCTGGTAGCCGTCTTCCGACCCGAACACCAGGCACGGCAGCACTGCCGCGGCGTCATCGTTATCGGTGTTCAGCGAGAAGTCGACGACGGACGGATGCAATCTGAGCAGCTCGGGGGATAGCAGCGGCGAGATTAGCCCATTCGATCTCAGCTTGTGGTCGTCATGTATGTCATCGGTGGCCATCGCTGTTGTCGAGGACGGCGAGACGCCGCAGACGACCTTGCAGAATTTTGACAACAtgtcagcggcagcggcggcgttcCAAGTCCAACATGGGTACATAGGTTAAACCTCCTTCTAAATTCTGGTACGCTGCTTGCACAATTTAAGTTGATAATCAGGTTTTGTTTCCAATATACCCGCACAGGTTGCGTCTTTTGTTTTCCTTCTCGATCGTGCGTTCAGTATTATGTAGAGTCCGAGTAGAAATCAATCGAGCCAAGATAGAGTCCGTGTAAAAACCCAGACCCTAACGTAGTTGTAGGAATCCATCGTGTGCTACTCAGACTCTGTTTTGACACGATCGATTTCATAGAACTGAAGAAATAACAAAGAAGTTCTTGTTTGTTTACACGCAATGTAAGCTGTAACACCAGATTTGCGCGTAGTGTTCTGTATTTCGACGCGACCCGTGTGACGAAACTAACATCAACAATATTTTTTACTAATAATCTGTGCAAAGATTGAATTAGTTGCGAAAGTAGAAATATCTTGTTCATTTGTGATCTACACAAAATAATGTGGTGAACAATTAGAGTTTTTTTCCCCTTTTAGACACACAATTTTGTGATTTATATCTAGCCCAAAATGAAATATATGTATAATTTTGAAAATTTGCATACATGTAGAAAGCATCAGTATCTATAGATTTGTGTTCTAAGTATCTATTTCGAATATGTCAAAATACTGATCTCCCTTCGAAAATGTCAGAATTTTTAAAATTATATAATAAGTGATATATACACAAATTATATCAAACATCTCACAAAATATCAAATCTAAATTATAACTCAAATCCAGAAACAACTACTCCCGTCCCATGAAACATGCcttagatttgttttttttttttttttttttttgatgctTTCACCGGGGGGGAGAGaatccccacctgaatatattgcaTGGTAATGGAGTTTAGAGGTTACAAAGGGTGAGGTGGTTGCGCCACAGGTCGGCGTCCACTCTCAAGGCAGTTTGTTTAAAACGATGAGTCCAGAGCGTGAGATCCGAGATGATGTTCTTGACCGTCAGCGCGTGTGGCTGGTCTATATTTCTGAAAACCTTGGCGTTCCGAGCATCCCATATCTTCCATAAGATGATTAGAGCGACAGTGTTCCAGACCGAGCGGGGCAGGTCAGAAGGCAGCGGTGATGACCAGATGTCCGAGAAGGTGATGGTATTTGGCGTGAGGCGCATATGTCTCCAAATCGCTGCAGCTGCTGGGCAGCTAAAAAAGAGGTGGTGGCGGTCTTCTGGCTGTGCTTGGCATCTTGGGCAGATGTCTGATGAGATGATGTGTTTATGCAGCAGGTTGGctcttgtgttgatcttgtttaggtgcagcagccACCCAAAAACTTTAACTTTCTTTGGTACCTTGGAGCTCCAGATTTGAGAGGCTTCAGGGTCCTGAAGTTGGTGTTGCATATGCAGGTAGGCTGATTTGGTGGAGAAGGTGGATCCATCCCGCATGGACCTGGTATCTGGGCCATCCGATAGGTGCACGTCCTGCAAAAGATTAGAGAGAGAGGCAAGTTGCTCGGTCGCTGCATTGGTTAGTCTGCACCTTAGGCCAGTAGAGAAATCATTTTGCAAAACATCACATACCAAAGCATTGGGTTGGGTATGGTGGGAATATAATGCAGGGTAGGCAGTAGCAAGGTTTTCTGGGAGTAGCCATGTGTCATGCCAAAAGAAAACAGATTTTCCATTTCGGACTGAGCAGGTAGTAATTTGTGTGAGCATGTGGAGGTGTTTGGTAATGATTTTGCTAAGATATGAGGGGTTTGTGGCTGTGTGTGGGTTTGGTGATTGGGATGTGATCCACTGTTTCCAGGGCAGGTTTTCTGAATGCATGAATTTGAAGCAAAATTTAAGAAGAAGGCAAATATTCTGTGCATTTAAGTTTTTTACGCCTAGACCTCCTCTGCTAGTCGGAACACAAAGCTTGTCCCAAGCGACGAGACACTGAGCTCCCGTGCAAGTTTCTTCAGCAGCCCAGAAGAAGGCTCTACGACGAGCATCGATAGCTTTCAAAACTGACATAGGTATGAGGAAAGATGACATGAAATATGTGGGGAGCGAGTCTAGAACCGCGGAGAGAAGGACTAGACGACCGCCCTTGGAGAGGAGGGTGGCGCACCAGCCAGCTAAGTAACGATCGCAGCTGTCTATGATAGGTTGGAACGCTGAGGCTGGTAGCTTGGTTGCAGAGAGTGGTAGACC contains:
- the LOC124694726 gene encoding uncharacterized protein LOC124694726, which translates into the protein MLSKFCKVVCGVSPSSTTAMATDDIHDDHKLRSNGLISPLLSPELLRLHPSVVDFSLNTDNDDAAAVLPCLVFGSEDGYQAFSLDEGCMRDDVAMRLARGRRYVPSPYGGKVFVTDMCGRYPSRLIDPFTGEVTPLPDLPIPLSEETPMPVARDEPEPPRFRLSTEDGFAWDWSPRGVMVARGDTAFFCEAGGGEWAPVHRSRHGSPMTINYRAGFFFVFDLGTLRTAVIDSETLDRSTEIDPPPRLGDITWALLVASTDDVLLLVRRRPRNRYCDSDGSFFQAYRAPHREQLPDMPIKWEPVTDIGDRAVFMDHAHGFTVRAGEGAMRNCVYRVRAVELKEEERSRRDDAALEVVVSPLSDLRKIKVVEGSEVLRRCKVQPTWGGGYWIMCKHGQSPSS